A region of Halalkaliarchaeum desulfuricum DNA encodes the following proteins:
- a CDS encoding tyrosine-type recombinase/integrase, giving the protein MSVDSTEADPDDPIAYFLEDLTFHGKTERTRDAYERVLRDFEAFLADSDRNPRGRGVDPGEATYRDCMAYVYTLRGSVSESTVATYAAYLHRFYAYMTQVGAFDANPMTLVAEEMDETVEKDPQRREISVPEMRAFLADIDHPLHRAVVVTLLKTGMRVGELCNLDLRDLWLSNTQVVEEYGVSPRAQLSGHPDSIYVPTEPTVGESYNGEVRSASNKRMRETIIPVDAELGKVLLRWLAVRPDTRSEAQPLFVSTSEDWGTRLNPAAVRHIVEQHARERGWYHTGGGSAENVTPHYFRHFFTTHLRDRTGDRGIVKYLRGDVASDIIDTYTHNWGDQVRDTYVTHVYSLLGETAPR; this is encoded by the coding sequence ATGAGCGTCGATTCCACCGAGGCTGATCCGGACGACCCGATTGCGTATTTCCTCGAAGACCTTACCTTTCACGGCAAGACCGAACGGACGCGGGACGCCTACGAGCGCGTCCTCCGGGATTTCGAGGCGTTTCTCGCCGATTCCGATCGCAATCCCCGTGGTCGAGGCGTCGATCCGGGTGAGGCGACGTATCGCGACTGTATGGCGTACGTTTACACGCTACGTGGTTCGGTGAGCGAAAGCACCGTGGCGACGTATGCAGCGTATCTCCACCGGTTTTACGCCTACATGACCCAGGTCGGGGCGTTCGACGCCAATCCGATGACACTGGTCGCAGAGGAGATGGACGAAACCGTCGAGAAAGACCCTCAGCGACGGGAAATCTCGGTCCCGGAGATGCGCGCGTTCCTCGCGGACATCGATCACCCGTTGCATCGCGCCGTCGTCGTCACGCTCTTGAAAACCGGCATGCGGGTCGGCGAACTGTGCAATCTCGACCTGCGTGATCTGTGGCTTTCCAACACCCAGGTCGTCGAGGAGTACGGCGTTTCCCCCAGAGCACAGCTTTCGGGCCACCCGGATTCGATCTACGTCCCCACGGAACCGACCGTCGGGGAATCGTACAACGGCGAGGTCAGATCCGCGTCGAACAAGCGAATGCGGGAGACGATCATTCCGGTCGACGCAGAACTGGGGAAGGTCCTGCTCCGGTGGCTCGCAGTCCGCCCCGACACCAGATCGGAGGCTCAACCCCTGTTCGTTTCCACGAGCGAAGACTGGGGAACACGGCTGAATCCCGCTGCAGTCAGGCACATCGTCGAACAGCACGCCCGGGAACGGGGGTGGTATCACACCGGCGGTGGCTCCGCCGAAAACGTGACGCCCCACTATTTCCGGCACTTCTTCACCACTCACCTCCGCGACCGGACAGGCGACCGTGGTATCGTGAAATACCTCCGCGGTGACGTCGCCAGCGACATCATCGACACGTACACCCACAACTGGGGCGACCAGGTTCGTGATACATACGTGACACATGTCTACTCGTTACTCGGAGAAACCGCCCCTCGATAA